Proteins from a genomic interval of Synergistaceae bacterium:
- a CDS encoding MBOAT family protein, whose product MLFNSFQYGIFFPIVFAIYWGLPDKFRWPVILISSYYFYMSWNVKYVVLILFTTIISYFAALLIERYRDNQPAKKFILVFSLIACLGVLFVFKYYNFFAQSFVSFMDLFAIKLHPATLKLLLPVGISFYTFQTLGYVIDVYRGEAGAEKNFGIYAAFISFFPQLVAGPIERTNNLLPQIKAKHVFNYEQASYGIKLMTWGFFKKLAIADTLATYSDRVFNHVHSYQGFALILAALFFTIQIYCDFSGYSDIARGCAKMMNIDLMENFRSPYFSASIKEFWSRWHISLSTWFRDYVYIPLGGNRVNKFRHCLNLMITFIISGLWHGANWTFVIWGAVHGLAQVIENFFTRPKSLRALRVMMTFTFVSLAWIFFRANNVSEALYIFSNLFTGINNLWEYFAINGYKVLIISNFKKFRIIVAVMALIIWDYASLKHDVINFMTSQKNFIVRYAFYFVLLTVLTLFRTAETTEFVYFQF is encoded by the coding sequence GTGTTATTTAACTCTTTCCAGTACGGGATATTTTTTCCGATTGTATTTGCTATTTATTGGGGACTGCCGGATAAATTTCGCTGGCCTGTGATTCTGATTTCTAGCTATTATTTCTATATGAGCTGGAATGTAAAATATGTTGTGCTAATTTTATTTACGACGATAATATCATATTTTGCAGCACTCTTAATCGAACGTTACAGAGATAATCAGCCGGCAAAAAAATTTATTCTTGTTTTCTCGTTAATTGCATGTCTGGGAGTCTTGTTTGTGTTCAAGTATTATAATTTTTTCGCGCAAAGTTTTGTGAGCTTCATGGATTTATTTGCGATAAAATTACATCCTGCGACGTTAAAATTATTATTACCTGTTGGAATATCGTTTTATACATTTCAGACTCTGGGCTATGTCATTGACGTTTACAGGGGCGAGGCTGGGGCAGAAAAAAATTTTGGAATTTATGCGGCGTTTATCTCATTTTTTCCGCAATTAGTTGCAGGGCCTATCGAGCGCACAAATAATTTACTGCCTCAAATTAAAGCAAAACACGTTTTCAATTACGAGCAGGCCTCATACGGGATAAAATTAATGACGTGGGGATTCTTCAAGAAATTAGCGATTGCAGACACTTTAGCAACATATTCTGATAGAGTCTTTAATCATGTGCATAGCTATCAGGGATTTGCGCTGATTCTGGCGGCTTTATTCTTTACGATTCAGATTTATTGCGATTTCAGCGGTTATTCTGATATTGCGAGGGGCTGTGCTAAGATGATGAATATTGACCTAATGGAAAATTTTCGGAGTCCTTATTTCTCAGCAAGCATTAAAGAATTTTGGTCGCGGTGGCATATTTCGTTATCGACATGGTTTCGCGATTATGTATATATACCGCTGGGAGGGAATCGAGTTAATAAATTCCGGCATTGTTTGAACTTGATGATTACGTTTATAATTTCGGGACTCTGGCACGGTGCGAACTGGACATTTGTAATTTGGGGAGCTGTTCACGGACTTGCGCAGGTGATAGAAAATTTTTTCACGCGTCCAAAAAGTTTAAGGGCGTTGCGGGTTATGATGACATTTACATTTGTGAGTCTTGCGTGGATATTTTTCCGTGCAAATAATGTCAGTGAGGCGCTGTATATTTTCTCGAATCTTTTCACGGGGATAAATAATTTATGGGAATATTTTGCGATTAATGGCTATAAGGTTTTAATCATATCTAATTTTAAGAAATTCCGAATAATAGTTGCTGTCATGGCATTAATTATCTGGGATTATGCCAGCTTAAAACATGATGTAATAAACTTTATGACCTCACAGAAAAATTTTATAGTTAGATACGCATTTTATTTCGTATTGCTGACTGTATTAACTTTATTCAGGACAGCTGAGACTACAGAATTTGTTTATTTCCAGTTTTAG
- a CDS encoding DUF1667 domain-containing protein, which translates to MSETRKFICVSCPLGCGLSVSLDDFGEVVKVEGNTCPRGESYARSEVKDPRRVFASTVRVKGGKLPVCPIRSKTPAPKGKLFDIAREVAKLDVAAPLKIGQVLIHNVCGTDVDIVASRDLAAL; encoded by the coding sequence ATGAGCGAAACAAGAAAATTTATTTGCGTGTCGTGTCCATTAGGCTGCGGGTTAAGCGTGAGTCTTGATGATTTCGGCGAAGTTGTAAAAGTTGAGGGTAATACATGCCCGCGCGGAGAAAGTTACGCAAGATCCGAAGTGAAAGATCCTAGACGCGTTTTTGCTTCTACAGTTAGAGTCAAGGGCGGAAAATTGCCGGTCTGCCCGATTAGAAGTAAGACTCCAGCTCCTAAGGGAAAATTATTTGATATAGCGCGTGAAGTAGCAAAACTTGATGTCGCAGCACCGTTGAAAATCGGCCAAGTCTTAATACACAATGTATGCGGGACTGATGTAGATATTGTTGCAAGCCGAGATTTAGCAGCTTTATAA
- the glpK gene encoding glycerol kinase GlpK, with product MSEKKYVAAIDQGTTSTRCMLFAKDGRPVASHQMEHEQFFPNPGWVEHDAMEIWSRTQDVIRQALIKGNISPEEIAAVGITNQRETTVVWEKSTGRPIYHAIVWQCTRTQDFCAEWLKKPGWGQNEKGEGKVKEITGLLINPYFSGTKIRWILDNVPGAREKAEKGELLFGNTDTWLIWNLTGGVNGGVHVTDVSNASRTLLMNIETLKWDETMLKELQIPESMLPKIMPSSAVYGKTTASGPFGAEIPVAGDLGDQQAALFGQACLSEGEAKNTYGTGCFMLMNIGDKPIPSKNGLLTTAFYSREPGKCYYALEGSIAIAGAAIQWLRDNLRLVDDAPVTEYFAGKVKDSGGIYFVPAFSGLFAPYWDMTARGAIVGLTRYIRKEHIIRATLESLCYQTRDVIEAMEKDSGKKLTALKVDGGAVVNNLLMQLQADILGAEVVRPVVNETTALGAAYAAGLAVGFWKDEGDIRANWAEDHKFTPELAADEREKAYAGWKKAIEKSRAWTD from the coding sequence GCACTCGTTGTATGTTATTTGCTAAGGACGGCCGGCCGGTAGCTTCTCATCAAATGGAGCATGAACAATTTTTCCCGAATCCCGGCTGGGTCGAACATGACGCAATGGAAATTTGGAGCAGGACTCAAGACGTTATCAGACAAGCATTAATCAAGGGCAATATTTCACCTGAAGAAATTGCAGCAGTCGGAATCACTAATCAGCGCGAAACTACAGTTGTATGGGAAAAATCAACCGGCAGACCCATTTATCACGCAATTGTATGGCAGTGCACGAGGACTCAAGATTTTTGCGCAGAATGGCTGAAAAAACCGGGCTGGGGTCAGAACGAGAAAGGCGAAGGCAAAGTAAAAGAAATCACCGGACTTCTTATAAATCCATATTTTTCCGGCACAAAAATTCGCTGGATTCTCGACAACGTACCCGGCGCGCGCGAGAAAGCAGAAAAAGGCGAGTTATTATTTGGCAACACTGATACGTGGCTGATTTGGAATTTAACCGGCGGTGTCAATGGCGGCGTTCATGTAACAGACGTATCTAACGCTTCAAGAACTCTATTAATGAACATCGAGACTCTTAAATGGGACGAGACAATGTTAAAAGAGTTACAGATCCCCGAGTCAATGCTTCCTAAAATTATGCCGTCAAGTGCAGTTTATGGCAAAACAACAGCGTCAGGACCGTTCGGCGCAGAAATTCCTGTAGCTGGCGATTTAGGAGACCAGCAGGCAGCTTTATTCGGCCAGGCATGTTTGAGCGAGGGAGAAGCAAAGAATACTTACGGCACAGGCTGCTTTATGCTCATGAACATTGGAGATAAGCCGATTCCTTCCAAAAATGGACTCTTGACAACAGCGTTTTATTCACGTGAGCCGGGAAAATGTTATTACGCTCTTGAAGGTTCTATTGCGATTGCTGGTGCTGCGATTCAATGGCTGCGTGATAATTTGCGTCTCGTTGATGATGCACCCGTAACAGAATATTTTGCGGGCAAAGTCAAAGACTCAGGCGGAATTTATTTCGTTCCTGCATTCTCAGGACTCTTCGCGCCTTATTGGGACATGACAGCAAGAGGAGCTATTGTCGGCCTGACTCGTTATATCCGCAAAGAACACATTATACGCGCAACACTTGAGAGTCTCTGCTATCAGACTAGAGACGTTATCGAAGCAATGGAGAAGGACTCCGGCAAAAAATTAACGGCCCTCAAAGTCGATGGCGGTGCAGTTGTAAATAATTTATTGATGCAATTGCAAGCTGATATTCTCGGTGCTGAAGTTGTTAGACCGGTCGTAAATGAGACTACAGCACTTGGCGCAGCTTATGCAGCAGGACTCGCAGTCGGATTCTGGAAAGATGAAGGCGATATTCGCGCAAACTGGGCAGAAGATCACAAGTTCACGCCCGAACTCGCAGCAGATGAGCGCGAAAAGGCTTATGCAGGCTGGAAGAAAGCTATCGAGAAATCACGCGCTTGGACAGACTAA
- a CDS encoding NAD(P)/FAD-dependent oxidoreductase translates to MNYDVIIIGSGITGASIARELSKYKLNIAVLDKASELPAGASRANSSMIHGGFDDEPGTIKAKFCVPGNKLWHKLKDELDVHLDECGSFVCAFNDSEVKHLEKLLDQGIKNGVPGLEIISGDKLREREPNTNPEIVAALWSPEAGIINNFEAVNAMIESAKINGAKLFLETLATGLILDESQNIKGVHTNKGDFFAPVVINAGGVHSGEIAEWAGDKSFKIIPTKGEYYLLDRTTGNFVTSFLFSCPSKAGKGITVLRTAEGNLMAGPTATEQQDPEDRATTPEGLAEVLKGARRLVPNFPVNMNITTFAGVRANTESGDFEIKALKTPRGFVNAAGIKSPGFTSSPAIAVYIADLLKEELSDRIKLIPNEKFIPERRNIPRFLYLDMDTRKKLAQENPSYAQIVCRCETVTEGQVIEAIKRGARTITAVKMMTRAGTGRCQGGFCCPRVAEILSRELNIPLDEITRHGGESKLLAGKTKEFLLNKEAGTNE, encoded by the coding sequence ATGAATTATGACGTGATTATAATTGGCTCAGGCATTACAGGAGCTTCAATCGCGCGGGAACTCTCGAAATATAAATTAAATATTGCTGTACTCGATAAAGCTTCAGAACTTCCCGCAGGTGCAAGCAGGGCAAATTCTTCAATGATTCACGGAGGTTTTGACGATGAGCCCGGCACAATTAAAGCAAAATTCTGCGTTCCAGGTAATAAATTATGGCACAAGCTCAAAGACGAATTAGACGTACATTTGGATGAATGCGGGTCGTTCGTGTGTGCATTCAATGACTCTGAAGTCAAGCACCTGGAAAAATTATTAGATCAGGGCATTAAAAACGGTGTTCCCGGACTTGAAATAATTTCAGGCGATAAATTACGTGAACGCGAACCAAATACGAATCCAGAAATAGTAGCGGCTTTATGGTCTCCTGAAGCAGGAATAATAAACAATTTCGAGGCCGTCAACGCAATGATAGAAAGCGCAAAAATTAACGGTGCTAAATTATTTCTTGAGACTCTTGCGACGGGCTTAATACTCGATGAATCGCAAAATATTAAAGGCGTTCACACAAATAAAGGCGATTTCTTTGCTCCTGTTGTAATAAATGCGGGCGGAGTTCATTCGGGCGAGATTGCAGAATGGGCCGGAGATAAAAGTTTTAAGATTATCCCGACAAAAGGCGAATATTATTTGCTTGACCGCACAACCGGAAATTTTGTAACGAGCTTCTTATTTTCTTGTCCGTCAAAGGCAGGCAAGGGCATAACAGTTTTACGCACAGCAGAAGGGAATCTAATGGCAGGCCCTACAGCAACGGAACAGCAAGACCCCGAAGACAGAGCTACAACGCCCGAAGGTCTCGCAGAAGTTCTCAAGGGTGCGCGCCGACTCGTTCCTAATTTCCCCGTGAACATGAACATAACAACTTTTGCAGGAGTAAGAGCTAATACAGAGTCAGGAGATTTCGAGATTAAAGCATTGAAGACTCCGCGCGGTTTTGTGAATGCTGCCGGTATCAAATCGCCCGGTTTTACTTCGTCGCCTGCAATCGCTGTTTATATTGCTGATTTACTCAAGGAAGAACTATCAGACAGAATTAAATTAATCCCTAACGAAAAATTTATACCTGAACGCCGTAATATTCCGAGATTCTTATATTTGGACATGGACACAAGAAAGAAATTAGCGCAGGAAAATCCATCATACGCTCAAATAGTTTGCAGGTGCGAGACAGTTACAGAAGGTCAGGTAATCGAGGCAATCAAACGCGGTGCAAGAACTATTACAGCCGTTAAAATGATGACTCGTGCAGGGACGGGACGCTGTCAGGGCGGTTTTTGCTGTCCTAGAGTCGCAGAAATTTTGTCGCGCGAATTAAATATCCCCTTGGACGAAATAACAAGGCACGGCGGAGAGTCCAAATTATTAGCTGGTAAAACTAAAGAATTTTTGCTCAACAAGGAGGCCGGCACTAATGAATAA
- a CDS encoding FAD-dependent oxidoreductase, which translates to MNNNIDVLIIGAGPAGVAAGIGAKQEGAKNVVVIERDWDLGGILQQCIHPGFGLRTFKEELTGPEYMHRFIKQAHEIGVEFRTNTMVFQIDKDSNTVWTMNKERGIESLNPRAIVLTMGCRERPLGAIRIPGTRPAGIYTAGTAQRFVNMEGFMPGKRAVILGSGDIGLIMARRMIWEGAEVEGVYEVMSWPGGLRRNIAQCLDDYGIPFHLRTTVTKIHGQDRLEGVTVAEVDDKMTPIKGTERFIECDTLLLAIGLIPENELSRMAGIEIHKVTGGPVVNDLLQTTNPGIFAAGNVVIVYDLVDNVSDEGLLAGKSAAKFAAGKISSDIKRIPVKGGENVRLFSPQFVTGETDTTIFMRVTHPIEQACKVFASNDLYSQRLRYARPGEMNEVKIKAEQIKALPDLQEIIIDIQPV; encoded by the coding sequence ATGAATAATAATATTGACGTGCTTATAATCGGAGCTGGCCCTGCCGGAGTCGCTGCTGGTATCGGCGCAAAGCAGGAAGGCGCAAAAAATGTCGTTGTAATTGAACGTGATTGGGACTTGGGCGGAATCTTGCAGCAATGCATACACCCCGGATTCGGTCTGCGAACGTTCAAAGAAGAATTAACCGGCCCTGAATACATGCATAGATTCATAAAGCAGGCTCATGAAATCGGCGTAGAGTTCCGTACAAATACTATGGTATTCCAAATCGACAAAGACTCAAATACCGTTTGGACAATGAACAAAGAACGCGGAATCGAATCACTAAATCCGCGAGCAATAGTTTTGACAATGGGCTGTCGTGAGCGTCCATTAGGTGCAATAAGAATCCCCGGCACTCGTCCCGCAGGAATTTATACGGCTGGTACTGCTCAAAGATTCGTAAATATGGAAGGATTTATGCCGGGAAAACGCGCAGTTATTCTCGGTTCGGGTGATATAGGCTTGATAATGGCCCGCCGAATGATCTGGGAGGGTGCTGAGGTTGAAGGCGTTTATGAAGTAATGTCTTGGCCGGGCGGTTTGCGTCGTAATATTGCACAATGTCTCGACGATTACGGGATCCCGTTTCATTTAAGGACGACTGTTACAAAGATTCACGGGCAGGATAGACTCGAAGGCGTTACGGTCGCAGAAGTTGACGACAAAATGACTCCAATTAAGGGTACTGAAAGATTCATAGAGTGCGATACTTTATTGCTTGCGATAGGGTTAATCCCTGAAAATGAATTATCACGTATGGCCGGAATAGAGATTCACAAAGTTACGGGCGGACCTGTTGTAAATGATTTATTGCAGACTACGAACCCGGGAATCTTTGCCGCCGGAAATGTCGTAATAGTTTATGATTTAGTTGACAACGTAAGCGATGAAGGATTACTCGCCGGAAAAAGTGCCGCAAAATTCGCAGCAGGTAAAATTTCGAGTGATATTAAGCGTATACCAGTTAAAGGCGGGGAAAATGTTAGACTCTTTTCGCCTCAATTTGTTACGGGAGAGACTGACACGACAATTTTTATGCGGGTAACTCATCCGATTGAGCAGGCGTGCAAAGTTTTCGCAAGTAATGATTTATATTCGCAAAGATTGCGTTATGCGCGTCCCGGAGAAATGAACGAAGTAAAAATTAAGGCCGAACAGATAAAAGCGTTACCCGACCTGCAAGAAATTATTATAGACATTCAGCCGGTTTAA